A window from Dioscorea cayenensis subsp. rotundata cultivar TDr96_F1 chromosome 10, TDr96_F1_v2_PseudoChromosome.rev07_lg8_w22 25.fasta, whole genome shotgun sequence encodes these proteins:
- the LOC120270521 gene encoding obtusifoliol 14-alpha demethylase yields MDLKENKFFSIGLVFLATIIFIKLLAALFRSGSKHRQPPIVKSLPVIGGLLRFMKGPILLIRQEYQKLGSVFTLNIVNRKITFFVGPEVSSHFFKAPEVELSQQEVYQFNVPTFGPGVVFDVDYSVRQEQFRFFTESLRVSKLKSYVDQMVVEAEDYFSKWGECGEVDLKYELEHLIILTASRCLLGREVRDKLFDDVSALFHDLDNGMRPISVIFPYLPIPAHRRRDRARARIAEIFSTIINSRKVSGKSEDDMLQCFIESKYKDGRPTTDGEITGLLIAALFAGQHTSSITSTWTGAYLLRFKQYLAAALDEQKKLMKKHGDKVNHDILAEMDVLYRCIKEALRLHPPLIMLLRQSHADFTVKTKEGTEYDIPKGHIVATSPAFANRLPYIYKDPDTYDPDRFAPGREEDKVAGAFSYISFGGGRHGCLGEPFAYLQIKAIWTHLLRNFEFELVSPFPEIDWNAMVVGVKGQVMVRYKRRKLSVDT; encoded by the exons ATGGATCTCAAGGAGAACAAGTTCTTCAGCATTGGCCTCGTCTTCCTGGCCACTATCATCTTCATCAAGCTCTTGGCTGCGCTTTTCCGGTCCGGATCCAAGCACCGCCAGCCGCCGATCGTCAAATCGCTGCCGGTGATCGGAGGGCTTCTCCGATTCATGAAAGGCCCCATCTTGCTGATTCGCCAGGAGTATCAGAAGCTTGGGAGCGTGTTCACGCTCAACATTGTGAACCGAAAGATCACCTTTTTCGTCGGTCCCGAGGTATCCTCGCACTTCTTCAAGGCGCCTGAGGTGGAGCTCAGTCAGCAGGAGGTGTACCAGTTCAATGTACCCACTTTCGGTCCTGGGGTTGTTTTCGATGTGGATTACTCTGTGCGGCAGGAGCAGTTCCGCTTCTTCACGGAGTCGCTCAGAGTGAGCAAGCTCAAGAGCTATGTCGACCAGATGGTTGTGGAGGCTGAG GATTACTTCTCAAAGTGGGGAGAGTGTGGTGAAGTGGATCTAAAATATGAGCTGGAACATCTTATCATTCTAACGGCAAGCAGGTGCCTTCTTGGCAGGGAGGTGAGAGACAAACTCTTTGATGATGTCTCCGCGCTCTTCCATGACCTTGACAATGGCATGCGCCCCATTAGCGTCATCTTCCCGTACCTCCCAATCCCTGCTCACCGCCGTCGTGATAGGGCCCGAGCAAGAATTGCTGAGATCTTCTCAACCATTATCAACTCCCGCAAGGTGTCTGGCAAGTCTGAGGATGACATGCTGCAGTGTTTTATTGAGTCCAAGTACAAGGATGGTCGCCCAACCACTGATGGTGAAATTACCGGGCTTCTCATTGCTGCACTCTTTGCTGGCCAACACACCAGCTCCATTACATCCACCTGGACTGGTGCCTACCTTCTCCGCTTCAAACAATACCTTGCAGCTGCACTTGATGAACAGAAGAAGCTCATGAAAAAGCACGGGGATAAGGTTAACCATGATATTTTAGCAGAGATGGATGTGCTCTATCGCTGCATCAAGGAGGCTCTGAGACTTCACCCACCTCTAATAATGCTGCTCCGTCAATCTCATGCTGACTTCACTGTGAAAACCAAGGAAGGGACTGAGTACGACATCCCAAAGGGCCACATTGTTGCCACTTCCCCTGCTTTTGCAAACCGACTTCCTTACATCTACAAGGATCCCGATACATATGACCCAGACCGTTTTGCACCTGGTCGAGAGGAGGATAAGGTTGCCGGGGCCTTCTCATACATTTCATTCGGGGGTGGCAGGCACGGGTGCCTTGGTGAACCATTTGCTTACTTGCAGATAAAGGCGATCTGGACTCATTTGTTGAGGAACTTTGAATTCGAGCTTGTCTCTCCCTTCCCGGAGATTGATTGGAATGCCATGGTGGTTGGTGTGAAAGGTCAGGTGATGGTGAGGTACAAGCGGAGGAAGCTGTCTGTTGATACCTGA
- the LOC120270446 gene encoding pentatricopeptide repeat-containing protein At5g61990, mitochondrial produces the protein MRLPRRRPLLLGDIHRRRDRRNPLPYLCFSTSIKEGGGGASNGGDLVREISSLLRARTDWKLLMLSSDLHRRLNPNAISSVIESQNQVLDPELLLDFFYWSSCHIGPPPNIDSFSNLAVLLCNSGLFPLANDLVERMIKAHPSPSSVLDSITDCFKRCEKSNPAVFDVLIINYKKMGLLKSAAEFVLLMKGGSFKPGLRCCNGLLKDLLKVNQMDLFWKINEFMVEKRILRDVYTFTILIGAYFKAGDAAKAKKVFREMESMGCVPHAATYNTLIDGLCRSGAIDDAFELKREMAEKGLVADAFTYGALINGLCKDMRSKEAKLLLSEMLGLGLNPGVIAYSSLIDGFMRESNVDEAFKIRDEMVASDIRPNIVVYNSLVRGVCKMGKIDKALELLKEMASAGWNPDTMTYNLVIEAHFREQDVKGVFHMLDEMRNQNVPSNVYTYSVIINGFCRCGEMMQAAEFLEEMIVKGLQPNAVIYATLISGYCREGRLTEACDILDKMHEQMVVPDVFCYNSLIAGLCKSGKMDEARDYLAQMQEIKLLPNSFTYGSLIHGHSKVGNMDKADMYFQELLSHGLKPNDIIYTTLIDGHCKADDVAKAFSTFHSMLERGVLPDVQTYSILIHSLSKRGKMQDVLQIFSELKQKGMPPDSYTYTSIISGFFKTGDSEKALHFYDEMCEQGIEPTIVTYNALIDGICKSGDIESARRLISSILEKGLVPNAATYTIMIDGNCKSGNITEAFKLFDEMLSKGINPDNFVYNVLLGGCCRVGDLNRALDLLNEMVHGGFATVLSFNTLIDGFCKLGKLQEANQLLQVMNDKHISPNNVSYTTLIDGHSKAGNMEEACRLFSEMQEKKLSPNTVTYTSLIDGHSKKGNLVEAFALFEEMLAKGVLPDEIAYQVMIHAHCKEENLVKVFQLRDEMTGKGMRMSGATYLTMVDGLCRKGDVAKAIKLLDDMEVQGISSNDAQCRMLIDRLQRSGFMDEACQISEITTKKGWVARESSSNPLLEEASCH, from the coding sequence ATGAGACTCCCTCGCCGGAGACCACTCCTCCTCGGAGACATCCACCGGAGAAGAGACCGGAGAAATCCATTGCCATACCTATGCTTCTCAACCTCCATcaaagaaggaggaggaggagcctcAAATGGCGGTGATCTCGTCCGAGAGATCTCCAGCCTGCTCCGCGCTCGAACCGACTGGAAGCTACTCATGCTCTCCTCTGACCTCCATCGAAGACTCAACCCTAACGCCATCTCTTCCGTGATCGAATCCCAGAATCAGGTACTCGATCCCGAGCTCCTCCTTGATTTCTTCTACTGGTCTTCTTGCCATATCGGACCCCCTCCGAATATCGATTCTTTCTCCAATCTCGCTGTTCTTCTTTGCAATTCTGGCCTTTTCCCCCTCGCAAACGACCTCGTCGAGCGCATGATCAAGGCCCACCCGTCGCCCTCTTCGGTACTGGATTCCATTACTGATTGCTTCAAACGATGCGAGAAATCCAACCCCGCGGTCTTTGACGTTCTCATTATTAATTACAAGAAGATGGGGCTGCTCAAAAGTGCTGCTGAATTTGTTCTATTGATGAAAGGCGGCTCCTTTAAGCCCGGTTTGAGGTGCTGCAATGGCTTGTTGAAGGACCTCTTGAAGGTCAATCAAATGGATTTGTTCTGGAAGATCAATGAATTTATGGTCGAAAAACGAATTCTTCGGGATGTTTACACTTTTACTATCTTGATTGGTGCTTATTTCAAGGCTGGGGATGCTGCGAAGGCGAAGAAGGTCTTCCGGGAGATGGAATCCATGGGTTGTGTTCCTCATGCTGCGACATATAATACATTGATTGACGGGTTATGTAGGAGTGGTGCTATTGACGATGCTTTTGAATTGAAGAGAGAAATGGCGGAGAAGGGCCTGGTAGCTGATGCTTTCACCTATGGGGCACTCATCAATGGCTTATGCAAGGACATGAGATCAAAAGAAGCAAAATTGCTTCTCAGTGAGATGCTTGGATTAGGCCTGAATCCTGGTGTTATTGCTTATTCATCATTGATTGATGGATTTATGAGAGAGAGTAATGTTGatgaagcattcaagattagagaTGAGATGGTTGCTTCTGACATCCGTCCGAACATTGTGGTCTATAACAGTCTTGTCCGGGGAGTCTGTAAGATGGGCAAAATAGATAAAGCACTAGAGCTCTTGAAGGAGATGGCCAGTGCGGGTTGGAATCCAGACACAATGACTTACAATCTGGTTATTGAAGCTCATTTCCGAGAGCAGGATGTGAAAGGGGTGTTTCACATGCTTGATGAAATGAGGAATCAGAATGTGCCATCAAATGTGTATACATATAGTGTTATAATCAACGGGTTCTGTCGTTGCGGTGAGATGATGCAGGCAGCTGAGTTTTTGGAGGAAATGATTGTGAAGGGTTTGCAGCCAAATGCAGTGATTTATGCTACTTTAATTTCAGGCTACTGTCGGGAAGGTAGGCTCACTGAAGCTTGTGACATTTTAGATAAAATGCATGAACAAATGGTGGTTCCAGATGTGTTCTGTTACAACTCACTTATAGCTGGTCTTTGCAAGAGTGGGAAAATGGATGAGGCAAGGGACTATTTGGCACAAATGCAGGAGATCAAGCTGTTGCCGAACTCTTTTACATATGGGTCACTTATTCATGGGCATAGCAAGGTTGGGAATATGGACAAGGCTGACATGTACTTTCAGGAATTGCTTTCTCATGGTCTAAAGCCGAATGACATCATATACACGACCCTTATCGATGGTCACTGCAAAGCAGACGATGTTGCAAAGGCCTTCTCCacatttcattccatgttggAAAGAGGTGTGTTACCGGATGTGCAAACATATAGCATTCTCATCCATAGCTTGTCGAAGAGGGGAAAGATGCAAGATGTTTTGCAGATCTTTTCTGAACTTAAACAAAAGGGCATGCCCCCAGATTCATACACTTATACCTCTATTATATCTGGATTTTTTAAGACAGGTGATTCGGAGAAAGCTTTACACTTCTATGATGAGATGTGTGAGCAAGGTATTGAGCCGACTATTGTTACCTATAATGCTTTAATTGATGGTATTTGCAAGTCAGGTGACATTGAGAGTGCCAGAAGGTTAATCAGTAGCATCTTGGAGAAAGGTTTAGTGCCAAATGCTGCAACATACACTATAATGATTGATGGAAACTGCAAATCTGGAAATATCACCGAGGCTTTTAAGTTATTTGATGAGATGTTATCAAAAGGGATCAATCCAGATAACTTTGTGTACAATGTTCTTCTTGGTGGCTGTTGCAGGGTAGGCGACTTAAATAGAGCCTTGGATCTATTAAATGAAATGGTGCATGGAGGGTTTGCAACTGTGCTATCATTCAACACATTGATAGATGGTTTCTGCAAACTGGGGAAGCTGCAAGAAGCAAATCAATTACTGCAAGTGATGAATGACAAGCACATTAGTCCTAATAATGTTTCTTACACAACCTTGATTGATGGGCACAGCAAGGCAGGAAATATGGAGGAGGCATGTCGGCTTTTTTCAGAGATGCAGGAAAAGAAGCTTTCACCTAACACAGTCACTTATACTTCCCTCATTGATGGCCACAGTAAAAAAGGCAACTTGGTGGAGGCATTTGCTTTGTTTGAAGAGATGCTCGCTAAGGGAGTATTACCTGATGAAATTGCTTACCAGGTCATGATTCATGCTCATTGCAAAGAAGAAAACTTGGTCAAAGTTTTTCAATTGCGGGATGAGATGACAGGAAAAGGCATGCGGATGAGCGGGGCCACGTATCTCACAATGGTAGATGGCCTCTGCAGGAAGGGTGATGTTGCAAAGGCAATTAAGTTGCTGGATGATATGGAAGTGCAAGGCATCTCGTccaatgatgctcaatgcaggATGCTAATTGATAGGCTTCAAAGGTCAGGATTCATGGATGAAGCTTGCCAAATTTCAGAGATTACCACAAAGAAAGGTTGGGTGGCCAGGGAATCTTCTTCAAACCCTTTACTTGAAGAAGCAAGCTGCCATTGA
- the LOC120270632 gene encoding 54S ribosomal protein L19, mitochondrial — MTVLKELAVRRPVAATIRLTVPAGAARPAPPVGPALGQYRLNLMAFCKDFNARTQKYKPETPMAVTITAFKDNTFEFTVKSPSVTWFIKKAAGIESGSSRPGHVVASSISIRHVFEIAKVKQSDPFCQFMPLESICKSIIGTANAMGIQVVKDL, encoded by the coding sequence ATGACAGTTTTGAAGGAGCTGGCGGTCCGGCGGCCGGTGGCGGCGACGATCCGGCTCACCGTGCCGGCGGGTGCCGCCCGGCCGGCGCCACCGGTCGGCCCGGCTCTCGGCCAGTACCGGCTAAATCTGATGGCTTTCTGCAAGGATTTCAACGCCAGAACGCAGAAGTACAAGCCTGAGACTccaatggccgtgaccatcaCCGCCTTCAAGGACAACACCTTTGAGTTCACCGTGAAGTCGCCGTCGGTGACCTGGTTCATCAAGAAGGCCGCCGGGATCGAATCCGGCAGCAGCCGCCCCGGCCACGTTGTCGCCTCCTCGATCTCTATCCGCCATGTCTTCGAGATTGCCAAGGTGAAGCAATCTGACCCTTTTTGCCAGTTCATGCCTCTTGAATCCATTTGCAAGTCCATTATTGGTACTGCTAATGCTATGGGGATTCAGGTTGTCAAAGATCTTTga
- the LOC120270588 gene encoding MAP7 domain-containing protein 2, whose amino-acid sequence MACTLDFRYLDEGLGGQKNKRKRSESSEPQSNGGDSMELDSMSEPPPAKRAALPSLSDPEKPAFGRPTYDGVIAGKASGRKWKQARTQRASAALVSRRGKTMELRAKEKEMKRAYKERMNELKEEIRLNKVEKRKKREEREKKKQENILRTGTKLQKITNPKTLKKIAKSKQKKLLKVVPDEILDKNANKKKNNA is encoded by the coding sequence ATGGCGTGCACCCTCGACTTCCGATACCTCGACGAAGGCCTCGGCGGCCAGAAGAACAAGCGGAAGAGATCGGAATCGTCCGAGCCCCAATCCAATGGTGGTGATTCCATGGAACTCGACTCCATGTCCGAGCCCCCGCCGGCTAAACGCGCCGCGCTTCCCTCTCTCTCCGATCCCGAGAAGCCCGCCTTCGGCCGACCTACCTACGACGGCGTCATTGCTGGAAAGGCCTCCGGCCGCAAGTGGAAGCAGGCCCGGACGCAGCGCGCCTCTGCTGCCCTGGTCTCCCGCCGTGGGAAAACGATGGAGCTCCGcgcaaaggagaaggagatgaagagagCTTATAAGGAGAGGATGAATGAGCTCAAGGAGGAGATACGGCTGAACAAGGtcgagaagagaaagaagagagaggaaagagagaagaagaagcaggAGAACATTTTGAGGACGGGGACAAAGCTTCAGAAGATCACCAACCCTAAAACGCTGAAGAAGATCGCGAAATCCAAACAGAAGAAGCTGTTGAAGGTTGTGCCTGATGAGATCCTTGATAAGAAtgccaacaagaagaagaacaatgcctaA
- the LOC120270880 gene encoding pentatricopeptide repeat-containing protein At5g13270, chloroplastic: MASLLSIPPSNPNPNPNPNKSKLFTKTSSSFSSAKIPSWISLNPSIASNPSQNGLLENLHLLSLSNQGRFHEARDFLQFMDSSNIPIKSRFFKPLLQACGFWNSIDTGRLLHNHIIKTNGRRNPDGFLGNCLIRMYMDCSCFDDARKVLDKMPDKSLNSWGIMVSNYANFGLFQEAIDIVSEMRLAGFVPDCVVFASLLQACSSPSELEICKQVHSYVIRAGFVPDASIDYELIRVYAECGCLESSVLLFDRMPARDAASCTNLMVGYTRAGKQVEALAVFERMMREGVELDQFVFSIALKACSCLEDRKAGTQIHAFIVKLGLDSDVSSGPPIVDFYAKFGDMVRARLAFDKILQPNDVAWSAIISAYCQFSMFEDCLKMFGHSRKRDMAMNPSIYTNLFQVSASLADTNSGTQLHADAIKRGLVSMLYGESALVTMYSRLGDLEYARRAFELIAKPDTVSWTALITGCAYHGQALEALRLFKKMISCGVKPNAITFIGILTAYSHSGLVLEATECLDTMNSVYGVKPTNDHYNSMIDVYCRAGQLEKAFSLIKSGLFEPDALSWKIMLGGCATHGNADLGKIAGENFLMMEPNDSAGYVLMFNMYASAEKWAEAALVRKTMNERGIRKEVSCSWIRVEGKLHRFIVGDRHHSMTEQIYSKLDELESSVRQCRQVHTRDERSNSVHEERGEQLLDHSERLAIAFGLISMPGNHPILIFKNLRVCGDCHWFTKAVSSITRREIVVRDSSRFHHFKDGNCSCNDYW; this comes from the coding sequence ATGGCTTCTCTTCTCTCAATCCCGCcatcaaaccctaaccctaaccctaaccctaacaaATCCAAACTTTTCACTAAaacctcttcttctttctcctctgCCAAGATCCCTTCTTGGATCTCTCTCAATCCCTCCATTGCAAGCAATCCAAGCCAAAATGGGCTCCTTGAGAACCTTCACCTTCTCTCACTCTCCAACCAAGGGAGGTTCCATGAAGCCAGAGACTTCCTCCAGTTCATGGACTCCTCCAACATCCCCATCAAATCCCGTTTCTTCAAGCCCCTCCTCCAAGCCTGTGGATTCTGGAACTCTATTGACACTGGGAGGCTTCTCCATAACCACATTATCAAGACCAATGGAAGGAGAAACCCAGATGGGTTTCTTGGCAACTGCCTTATCCGAATGTATATGGATTGCTCTTGTTTTGATGATGCTCGGAAGGTGCTTGATAAAATGCCTGATAAGAGCCTGAATAGTTGGGGCATCATGGTGTCCAATTATGCTAACTTCGGGCTCTTTCAAGAGGCTATTGATATTGTGTCCGAGATGAGGTTGGCTGGTTTTGTTCCTGATTGTGTGGTTTTCGCCAGTTTGCTACAGGCTTGCTCGAGTCCTTCGGAGCTTGAGATTTGTAAACAAGTGCATTCGTATGTGATTAGAGCTGGTTTCGTTCCTGATGCTTCAATTGATTATGAGCTCATTAGAGTATATGCTGAATGTGGGTGTTTGGAGAGTAGTGTGCTTCTTTTTGATCGAATGCCGGCGAGGGATGCTGCATCCTGCACTAATTTGATGGTTGGTTACACTAGAGCAGGGAAACAAGTTGAGGCATTGGCTGTGTTTGAAAGGATGATGAGGGAAGGTGTTGAATTGGATCAGTTTGTGTTTTCAATTGCATTAAAGGCATGCTCATGTTTAGAGGACAGGAAAGCGGGAACGCAGATTCATGCATTCATAGTGAAGTTAGGACTGGATTCCGATGTTTCTTCTGGTCCTCCAATTGTGGACTTCTATGCCAAGTTTGGGGATATGGTTCGGGCTCGTCTTGCCTTTGATAAAATTTTGCAACCTAACGATGTTGCTTGGAGTGCTATAATATCTGCTTATTGTCAATTCAGTATGTTTGAGGATTGCTTGAAGATGTTCGGACATTCGAGAAAAAGAGACATGGCTATGAATCCGTCAATATATACTAACCTTTTTCAAGTTTCTGCATCCCTTGCTGATACTAATTCTGGTACTCAGTTGCATGCTGATGCAATTAAGAGAGGGCTTGTTTCCATGCTCTATGGAGAGAGCGCATTGGTTACAATGTACTCAAGATTGGGTGACCTAGAATACGCACGCAGGGCATTTGAGCTCATAGCTAAGCCTGATACTGTCTCTTGGACTGCTCTAATTACAGGCTGTGCTTATCATGGGCAGGCATTGGAAGCCTTGAGACTTTTCAAGAAGATGATAAGCTGTGGTGTCAAGCCAAATGCGATTACATTTATTGGCATTTTGACAGCATATAGCCATTCAGGGTTAGTATTGGAGGCAACAGAGTGTTTGGACACAATGAACTCTGTTTATGGGGTCAAACCGACCAATGATCACTACAATTCTATGATCGATGTTTACTGCCGTGCAGGCCAATTAGAAAAAGCATTTTCATTAATCAAATCAGGTTTGTTTGAGCCTGATGCATTGAGTTGGAAAATTATGCTAGGTGGGTGCGCTACTCATGGAAATGCAGATTTAGGAAAGATTGCTGGTGAGAATTTTCTGATGATGGAACCGAATGATTCTGCGGGTTATGTTCTGATGTTTAACATGTATGCTTCAGCAGAAAAATGGGCAGAAGCAGCACTGGTCAGAAAGACGATGAATGAAAGAGGAATCAGAAAGGAGGTGAGCTGCAGTTGGATTAGAGTTGAAGGCAAGTTGCACAGATTCATTGTGGGAGATCGGCATCACTCCATGACTGAACAAATCTACTCTAAACTGGATGAATTGGAAAGTTCAGTTAGACAATGTCGACAAGTTCATACAAGAGATGAAAGGTCAAATAGTGTGCATGAGGAAAGAGGGGAACAGCTTCTTGATCACAGTGAGCGGCTGGCAATTGCGTTCGGGCTTATATCAATGCCTGGTAATCACCCTATCTTGATCTTCAAGAATCTTCGTGTTTGTGGTGATTGCCATTGGTTTACAAAAGCAGTTTCCAGTATCACTAGGCGGGAAATTGTCGTCAGGGATTCAAGCAGATTTCATCACTTCAAAGATGGGAATTGTTCCTGCAATGACTATTGGTGA
- the LOC120270881 gene encoding N-alpha-acetyltransferase MAK3 isoform X2: MVEERKRRYSHQRRSSTLTMAASTTSHSSWGSSTTSSAFHKGKCVGTVVCKMGEHRNTFRGYIAMLVVIKPYRGRGIATELVTRSIQVMMESGCDEVTLEAEVTNKGALALYGRLGFIRSKRLFRYYLNGVDAFRLKLLFPRPDPLLSINSNESHNHSDHPQDVYSELHHNVQ; the protein is encoded by the exons ATGGTGGAGGAGCGGAAGCGGCGGTATTCTCACCAGCGGAGATCGAGTACGTTAACTATGGCGGCGAGCACCACCTCCCACTCATCATGGGGCTCGTCGACGACGAGCTCA GCTTTCCATAAGGGGAAGTGCGTGGGGACGGTGGTGTGCAAGATGGGCGAGCACCGGAACACGTTCAGAGGCTACATTGCTATGCTGGTTGTCATCAAACCTTATCGAGGCCGAGGCATTG CTACTGAGCTAGTTACTAGATCTATCCAGGTGATGATGGAATCTGGTTGCGATGAG GTGACACTAGAAGCTGAAGTCACAAACAAGGGAGCCCTTGCTTTGTATGGTCGTCTGGGATTTATAAGGTCGAAGAGATTGTTTCGATACTACCTGAATGGAGTCGATGCTTTCCGTCTGAAGCTATTGTTCCCTCGCCCCGATCCTCTCTTATCTATAAACAGTAATGAAAGCCATAATCATTCTGATCACCCACAAGATGTATACTCTGAGCTTCATCACAATGTTCAGTGA
- the LOC120270881 gene encoding N-alpha-acetyltransferase MAK3 isoform X1 has product MEKREDGGGAEAAVFSPAEIEYVNYGGEHHLPLIMGLVDDELSEPYSIFTYRYFVYLWPNLSFLAFHKGKCVGTVVCKMGEHRNTFRGYIAMLVVIKPYRGRGIATELVTRSIQVMMESGCDEVTLEAEVTNKGALALYGRLGFIRSKRLFRYYLNGVDAFRLKLLFPRPDPLLSINSNESHNHSDHPQDVYSELHHNVQ; this is encoded by the exons atggagaagagGGAGGATGGTGGAGGAGCGGAAGCGGCGGTATTCTCACCAGCGGAGATCGAGTACGTTAACTATGGCGGCGAGCACCACCTCCCACTCATCATGGGGCTCGTCGACGACGAGCTCAGTGAGCCCTACTCCATCTTCACCTACCGCTACTTCGTCTACCTCTGGCCTAATCTTTCCTTTCTC GCTTTCCATAAGGGGAAGTGCGTGGGGACGGTGGTGTGCAAGATGGGCGAGCACCGGAACACGTTCAGAGGCTACATTGCTATGCTGGTTGTCATCAAACCTTATCGAGGCCGAGGCATTG CTACTGAGCTAGTTACTAGATCTATCCAGGTGATGATGGAATCTGGTTGCGATGAG GTGACACTAGAAGCTGAAGTCACAAACAAGGGAGCCCTTGCTTTGTATGGTCGTCTGGGATTTATAAGGTCGAAGAGATTGTTTCGATACTACCTGAATGGAGTCGATGCTTTCCGTCTGAAGCTATTGTTCCCTCGCCCCGATCCTCTCTTATCTATAAACAGTAATGAAAGCCATAATCATTCTGATCACCCACAAGATGTATACTCTGAGCTTCATCACAATGTTCAGTGA